In Crassostrea angulata isolate pt1a10 chromosome 4, ASM2561291v2, whole genome shotgun sequence, one genomic interval encodes:
- the LOC128181609 gene encoding acanthoscurrin-1-like, with product MIRTLLVLALSLYAVNAAGYYGGGYGYRGGYGYGGLGGLGGIGGGGLGGLGGIGGIGGIGGIGGIGGGLGGLGGLGGIGGGLGGIGGGLGGIGGGLGGIGGGLGGIGGGFGGKGYY from the exons ATGATCCGAACTCTCCTTGTCCTGGCTCTGTCCCTCTACG CTGTGAACGCAGCCGGTTACTATGGAGGCGGATATG GATATAGAGGTGGATACGGGTACGGCGGATTAGGCGGACTAGGAGGAATAGGAGGCGGTGGACTAGGCGGTCTAGGTGGTATCGGCGGTATTGGCGGAATCGGTGGTATTGGTGGAATCGGAGGCGGTCTCGGTGGATTAGGCGGTCTTGGTGGAATCGGAGGCGGTCTTGGTGGAATCGGAGGCGGTCTTGGAGGAATCGGAGGCGGTCTTGGCGGAATCGGAGGCGGTCTTGGCGGAATCGGGGGAGGTTTTGGTGGAAAAGGCTACTACTGA